A part of Variovorax sp. HW608 genomic DNA contains:
- a CDS encoding extracellular solute-binding protein — MRLLWCWWLMACAFPAWAAHGYAMWDDLKYPPGFAHFDYVDPDAPKRGELRLVSNLRYSTFDKYNPFTIKGAPPAYLGSLMFDSLLAGSMDETASGYGLLAEDVVVSPDRLSATFRLRAEARFHDGTPVEAADVKHSYDTLIGPYVSPGFKTLLEDVESAEVIDARTIRYKFRKANRELPLIVGGLPVFGRRWGMENGKAKPFDQVVMDIPIGSGPYKIGPVRFGKDITYVRDPNYWARDLGVRRGMNNFDRITIKIYKDNTARLEALKAGEFDMMSFYSAGDWARRVTGKRFDSGELVKREFEHRLPSGFQSYVLNSRQPQLQDPRVREALGLALDYEWMNRQMFYNGYPRVRDLFGNTDCAAEGMPSPEELKLLERWRGKVPDAVFGPMYTPPTTDGPGQSLRNNLRRARELLKQAGWEYRDGALRNAEGEPMELEYLDSKEGGVRTVSPWMRNLEKLGITLKFASVDFALYQQRLDKFEFDVTTINFPGTHNPGQQLADIFGSKAAKTESSGNYMGVSSPAIDALVTDIVRAETKQELLPACRALDRVIMHSHYLIPQWTLTAHRVAYNAWRLDYKPPMPPYASAEEWIMTTWWARAGDRR; from the coding sequence ATGCGGCTTCTTTGGTGCTGGTGGCTGATGGCATGTGCGTTCCCCGCGTGGGCGGCGCACGGCTACGCGATGTGGGACGACCTCAAGTACCCGCCGGGCTTTGCGCATTTCGACTACGTCGACCCGGATGCGCCGAAGCGCGGCGAGCTGCGGCTCGTGAGCAACCTGCGCTACTCCACCTTCGACAAGTACAACCCGTTCACGATCAAGGGCGCGCCGCCGGCCTACCTGGGCAGCCTGATGTTCGATTCGCTGCTGGCCGGGTCGATGGACGAGACCGCATCCGGCTACGGGCTGCTGGCGGAGGACGTCGTCGTGTCGCCCGACCGTCTCAGCGCCACCTTCAGGCTCCGGGCGGAGGCGCGCTTCCACGACGGAACGCCGGTCGAGGCCGCAGACGTCAAGCACAGCTACGACACGCTGATCGGCCCGTACGTGTCCCCGGGCTTCAAGACGCTGCTCGAGGACGTCGAAAGCGCCGAGGTGATCGATGCCCGCACCATCCGCTACAAGTTCAGGAAGGCCAACCGCGAGCTGCCCTTGATCGTCGGTGGCCTGCCGGTCTTCGGCCGGCGATGGGGCATGGAGAACGGCAAGGCCAAGCCTTTTGACCAGGTCGTGATGGACATCCCGATCGGGAGCGGCCCCTACAAGATCGGCCCGGTGCGCTTCGGCAAGGACATCACCTATGTGCGCGACCCGAACTACTGGGCGCGCGATCTCGGCGTGCGGCGCGGCATGAACAACTTCGACCGCATCACGATCAAGATCTACAAGGACAACACCGCGCGCCTCGAGGCCCTGAAGGCGGGCGAGTTCGACATGATGAGCTTCTACTCGGCCGGCGACTGGGCACGCCGGGTCACGGGCAAGCGCTTCGATTCGGGCGAGCTGGTCAAGCGCGAATTCGAGCACCGGCTGCCTTCCGGATTCCAGAGCTATGTGCTGAACAGCCGCCAGCCGCAGCTGCAGGACCCGCGCGTGCGAGAGGCGCTCGGCCTCGCGCTGGACTACGAGTGGATGAACCGCCAGATGTTCTACAACGGTTATCCGCGCGTGCGGGATCTCTTCGGCAACACCGATTGCGCGGCCGAGGGCATGCCTTCGCCGGAGGAGCTCAAGCTGCTCGAGCGTTGGCGCGGCAAGGTGCCCGATGCGGTGTTCGGCCCGATGTACACGCCGCCCACGACCGATGGACCTGGCCAGTCGCTGCGCAACAACCTGCGGCGCGCGCGCGAACTGCTCAAGCAAGCCGGCTGGGAATACCGCGACGGCGCATTGCGCAACGCCGAGGGCGAGCCCATGGAGCTCGAATACCTCGACAGCAAGGAAGGCGGCGTGCGCACCGTCTCGCCGTGGATGCGCAATCTCGAAAAACTCGGCATCACGCTGAAGTTCGCCTCGGTCGACTTCGCGCTCTACCAGCAGCGGCTGGACAAGTTCGAGTTCGACGTCACGACGATCAACTTCCCCGGCACCCACAATCCCGGCCAGCAGTTGGCCGACATCTTCGGCAGCAAGGCCGCCAAGACCGAAAGCTCGGGCAACTACATGGGCGTGAGCAGTCCGGCGATCGATGCGCTGGTGACCGACATCGTGCGCGCCGAGACGAAGCAGGAGCTGCTTCCGGCCTGCCGCGCGCTGGACCGCGTGATCATGCACAGCCACTACCTGATCCCGCAATGGACACTGACGGCGCACCGCGTCGCCTACAACGCATGGCGGCTCGACTACAAGCCGCCGATGCCGCCGTATGCATCGGCCGAGGAGTGGATCATGACGACCTGGTGGGCCCGCGCGGGCGACCGGAGGTAG
- a CDS encoding microcin C ABC transporter permease YejB has product MLAYVLKRLLLFIPTLLGVLLVTFVVIQFVPGGPVEQYLAEARANVRGGGVESGGSNYRGNQGVDPKRLAEIKALYGFDKPAHERLFQMLGQFARFDLGRSFFQNKDVWTLILEKLPVSISLGLWTFLISYGVAVPLGVAKAVRAGTRFDLVTTLLILVGYAIPGFVLGVALLVVFGGQFQWFPLRGLTSANWDEMNWGARIVDYLWHITLPVTAMVLGSFAVTSMLTKNAFLEEIRKQYVLTARAKGLGERQVLWKHVFRNALIPIVTGLPAAFIGAFFAGSLLIETLFSLDGLGLLGYESVIRRDYPVVLGTLYLFTLIGLLTKLISDLCYVWVDPRVKFD; this is encoded by the coding sequence ATGCTGGCCTACGTTCTGAAGCGGCTGCTGTTGTTCATCCCGACCCTGCTCGGCGTGCTGCTGGTGACTTTCGTCGTCATCCAGTTCGTGCCCGGTGGTCCGGTCGAGCAGTACCTGGCCGAGGCGAGGGCGAACGTACGCGGCGGCGGCGTCGAATCGGGCGGCTCGAACTACCGCGGCAACCAGGGCGTCGACCCCAAGCGGCTGGCGGAGATCAAGGCGCTGTACGGCTTCGACAAGCCGGCGCACGAGCGGCTGTTCCAGATGCTCGGGCAGTTCGCGCGCTTCGATCTCGGCCGCAGCTTCTTCCAGAACAAGGATGTATGGACACTGATCCTCGAAAAGCTCCCGGTGTCCATCAGCCTCGGCCTCTGGACCTTCCTGATCAGCTATGGCGTCGCGGTGCCGCTGGGCGTGGCGAAAGCGGTCCGCGCCGGCACCCGGTTCGACCTGGTGACGACGCTGCTGATCCTCGTGGGCTATGCGATCCCCGGCTTCGTGCTCGGCGTGGCGCTGCTGGTGGTCTTCGGCGGGCAGTTCCAGTGGTTCCCGCTGCGCGGCCTGACCTCGGCCAACTGGGACGAGATGAACTGGGGCGCGCGCATCGTCGACTACCTCTGGCACATCACGCTGCCGGTGACCGCGATGGTGCTCGGCAGCTTCGCCGTGACCTCGATGCTGACCAAGAACGCTTTCCTGGAGGAGATCCGCAAGCAGTACGTCCTGACCGCGCGGGCCAAGGGCCTGGGCGAGCGGCAGGTGCTCTGGAAGCACGTCTTCCGCAATGCGCTGATCCCGATCGTGACCGGGCTGCCGGCCGCGTTCATCGGCGCCTTCTTCGCCGGATCGCTGCTGATCGAGACGCTGTTCTCGCTCGACGGCCTTGGCCTCTTGGGTTACGAGAGCGTGATCCGGCGCGACTATCCGGTGGTGCTCGGCACGCTCTACCTCTTCACGCTGATCGGCCTCCTGACCAAGCTCATCTCCGATCTTTGCTACGTATGGGTCGACCCGAGGGTGAAGTTTGACTAG